The genome window TGCACGGTGGCGGCCAGGTGCACGCTCCGGTTACCTGCGGGGAGAACCGGCGAAAGCCCAGGAGCGCGGCACCCGGCCCTCCGGCCCGCCGAGCGAGCCCAGCCACGGCTCGCAGCCCcgcggcgggagcggagcgACGCTGCACCTGCCGCCACGCTGTTGCCCGCCCCGGTCGGCCAGCCGGGAGCAGAGCCGCCCCGAGCCGCCGCCGCGCTTACCTCTGCGCCGTGGGGCCGACACAGCCGCCGGTCGGGGGCCAGGACGAGGCGCCCGTAAACCTGACGCCGCCCGCTCGTTCGCTCGCCGAGCGCACAAGGTCCCCGCGCTCCCCGCCCTGCCCACGgccggccggccccgccgcgccgcccccgccctgCGGCCGCGCGAGGAGGGCGGGAGAGGGGGCGGGGGGGTGAAGCGGCGACCGAattggggagggaaggagggagggagggggcaccGGCGCGGGGAGAGCcgggggaggagaaggaaggagggagggagggaaggagggaggggggcgCGgaccgcccgccccgcccccgtCGCCTCACCGGCAGGAATCAGCGATTCGCCCTCCTCTCGGACGCTCCCACCGtggccgccgccgctccccggggCCCGCCCGCCTCCTTTCCCCCGCACACACCGGGCAGCGCCGAGCGCGCCGCCGAGCCCCTGCGCCGCAGAGCAACCGCTACAGGAGCCGGGCGCCACCGGGcagggcggggcggggcggggcggagcGCAGCGATCCGCCCGCCTCCCGcctccgcccgcccgcccgcccgccgcggtCACTCACTTGCCCGCGCCCCGTCCTCTCCcggcgccgcggccgccggTCCCCGCCGCCTCCCTCGCCGCCTGCGGAGTGCGGGCCACGTGACGGGGCCCCTCTCTCGGCCCAGGAAGGGGGGTCTCGACGTGCGGAGCCTTCAATGGGGGAGGTGGAGGCGGGGCCCCGGTAGGCACGGCGCCCGCGGAGGCGGAGCCCCgcgccgctgcccgcccgccgccgccgccgccactGGCGGGCGGGAGGCTGACGCGCTTGTTTCCATGACGTcggcgggcggggccgcggcgtTTGATGGAGCCCGGCGGGCTTCGGGGGTCGATGACTTTGCCACGAGCGGCtcccgcggggcggggcgggggcggggcgaGGCGGGTGTCGCGTCGCGTCCCTCCGCCCGTGGGTCGCGGGCCGCCGCCAGCCAGCGGGGACGCGGGCCGCCTCGATGGGGCGGGGATGCCCCGCCGGCGGGAGAGGCCGCGGTCCCACGAGGGAGGGGCGGTCACCGTCCGGACTGGGGCGCGTCTATTGCCCCGGTGGGCGGGGGCCGTGCCCGGTGCCGGAGCCGTCCcgggggcggtgccggtgccgtCGGGGGAGGCGCCCTAAGGGACCGCCGGGCGCCCGGGGCGCGgtcctcccctgccccagggggcGCGGGGGTGCCGTGCCCGCGGGGCCAGGGGCGGTGTCGCCCCACGGCCTCCCCCTCCCGAGAGCAGCTGGTGGGAGCCGCGTTGGCGGCTCCTgagcggcgggcgcggggaGCACGGCGGAGTCTGGGCGAGGCTCCGCTGTGTCTGCCGGGGCGCGCTGCAGCGGGAGGTCCCTGTTGCGCGGGGCCGCCGGCGGGTCCGGAGGGGCAGGAACCAGCGTGCCGCTCGCTGCCGACGGTGGGGATTAGAGAGCTCTGGATCCAGCCTCCCGTCAGGCGTGTCCGCCTCTCGGGGAACCCTGGCAGCTCCCTCGGGAGAACGGGGAACGTGTGGGGGCCGCAGGTGTTCAGCGCTTCCCAGTCTCCAGCCGAAGGCTCTTTGattggagaaaggaaaacaaatgggGTTATCAAGGTTTGAGCCCGAGTGAGCTCTCCGGGGAGACGCTGGAAGTGAATAACAGGATTGGGAATTACACTGGAAATGAAAACCCCGATTTCAGTTCTCTTCCAATGCAGTAGACCTCCCAccgccccctccccccaacGAAAAATACCCATCCATAAACTATGTCATTCTATAAGCCATTTGTGTGAGGGTTTGAGCTGTGTTTTGACATCCTCCACTCTCCTCTGTTGGACATTTCGCCCGAGTGACTGGCCAGCTGCATCACAGGCTGTCAGGTTCTTTGAGCCTGCCATAAATACCTTGCTTCACCTTCATTATCGTTCAAATCCTAGTGCTGCAAAGGAAATGAATGGAGAAGCTTATGCAGCTCTACAGTCGCAGACCGGAGATGATGCAGAGCCTAGAGGGTTAAAGCAACAGGATGAAGTCAGCACAAAGCAGCCCACAAGGACtggcaaataaataaatcatcCTAACTACACTATTATTATGGCTTGCCTGAGGTTCattgtctctttctttttcacctgAATGTCTGTtacatttttctccttgctcAAGAGAAGCAATCAAAAGGGACTGTGAGCAGTAAATGGCTCCTGCCCATTTTGAATGTTGCTAAAAATACTACCTTACCTCTCCATATCTAGAGGTCaattgaaaaatcaaaataatgagGTAAGCAATCCTGCAGACTGTTCTCTTGAGGAGATTTCTTGCATTTCTTCCCAGAAGGAGAATATAAAACTATCTGAACATACATAAAACAAATTCTCTTGCATTCTGTTTCCAGTTCAGCACCCTCCTCTGCACTTATGGCTGTAGCTCAGTGAGGCTTCCTTCCCCAGGCACTTGGAAATTACATTTCTCAATACAGCTTTATAAGACTGGCAGATGTGTTCTGCACAGTTCTGTCATATCTCCTGGCTCTCGGGCAGATAAAATTAGCTTTGGTACAGCTAAGAAGGAGATGATGTGTTTAAAGCACTGCAGTTTGGGTACATGTCTGTACCTGCTTCCGTTTGTCTTGAGGGAAGGTGGGTAGGTTGTGCTTCAGTGCTTCTTCTATGAAATGGGAATAATGTCCtattttcttcacaggaagGAAGCAAAGGTGGGAGGGGTACATTTCATCATTATCTTTTATGATAGAATTCTCTAAGTGGATGCATTTTTCAAGGCACACAATAGTCATTTAATGTTCCTCTTCATTGATACACAGGGATAGCATAAAAACATGCAACACATTGACTGAAAATAAGGAGTATTTTCTTATATCTCCACAGAATCTTCTCCCTGAGGAtttaaaaaatttccaaattaaTCCTCAGTAGCCAGCATGcttcatgattttttaaatttttattttctttttgtgaaaaagAGGTTCTCCTTCTGTTTCTAAAGACTAGGACATATAATTGACGAACAGAAAACATTCCCTATAATGTAGGTCACCAACAGTATAAAGCGAGCAAAACCAAGATGCAGAAAGGAGTATTTCTGGAGATCTTTCATTTAACTTTTGAAGAAGCAGTACCATTTCAGAAAAATTCAGAGTGGTTTGCAGACCATTTGGAAAGGCCAGATTTGATGAATCAGTGTCAGTACTTCAGCCCATTCTATGACCAACATACTAACAACACAAGCATCCAACATTTTAATAGACACAGAAAATGTGTCACAGCAAATATAAGTAGATTGCCTGTATCTAATCTACTTACTATGAGACTTTTAACATAAGAGTAAGAATTAGAGTATTTGGATCATTACAATATTTGGTCAAAAATTATTAAGATGACCAAGATCTAAATGCTCACCTCACCATCCTGTATTAACTGGGGGGCTTTTGGTAAAATCCCATTATGGGCTTGAtctgagaagagaaaaaacaggcTTTTCATAGTTTGTGTATAGATCTTAACTTTATTGAAACTGTTTTCTTGACTGTTTTGCTAGGCTAGATCCTGTTCAAACTCAGTTTATTAGATTGGATGGAAGTGGAGAGCACAGACAAAGCGTGAGAAATTAGGGGAATATTTGTGCGAGCAAGAAGATATGAGTGTCTTAAGCTTCCAGGGGTTTTGCAGAACCAAATGTTCTATACCAGGTACAGGTCTCCAAGTTGACATTCTTAGTTCAGTACTACTGTTTGACCAATCTCTTCAGTCCACCACGGAGAAGATTCCTGTTTTCCATGCTCCTGGCTGATGGGCTGAGCTCGTTCCTGTCAGGCCCGTTCCTGTCAGGCCCTGGAGGCTATATCTCGTGATTGTTCTAGTATTCTGCAGGCTAAAAGATCAATCTGTTGCCTAAAACACTAAAAAGCCACCTTGATAGGCAAACAATAGACCACTCACTCATCTTTAGGTGGCACAATGACCAAACCGCTCTGTCATTCACCCATGCAGCCTAACAATGACCTTGTGTCAAAACAGTATTTCCATTTCATCTTGAAATCCTCCACCCCACCCTTAGGAAAGAGGCCTATCTgtaaacatttgcatttttatcagCTCAAAATTCTTCCTCTTGACTGCATGGGAACTCAGGATTTGTGCATAATGTGCTTCCCTTCCAGAATGCATATGATAATTTCAAAtagttgattttattttctctattcaaTTTTCCTCTCAACAATGTTGGAtcattttgcttttggttttttggttttttttcattcagttttatGTTTTACTGTGATACTGCAGGATCAGGAGGCTGAAAGATTCAAAGTATAAACAAAGAAATGTGAGGAGTAATAGTTATTACACAAATCGTTTTTCATGTATATTGTATATTAAATATATCAGAAAAAGATACACTGGACCTAATATGTTAATACCTGTTCTTTTCAAGcacctctgcagctcagcaacATTACAGTCCCAAAGCAGATGAAAGACTGGAAAGATATTTCCTGAGCAAGGGCAGGATGTCTACatgccaattaaaaaaaacaacaacaaccaaaaaaacaaaaacaaaaaaaaaaaaacaaaaacaaaaacaaaaacaaaaaaccccaaaaaaactcaCAACAAAACTCCAAAAAccagccaaacaaaacaacaaagcatAAATCATGGAACTGATGGAGAATTTGATCAGTTAAAGGAATTCAAACAGACATGAGAGACAAGGGGGAAATAGAGCTGGGTGGGATAGCAATAATTGACACCTCTataaagaggaggaaaaaaaaaagaaatattggtGAAGACTTTCTTGATAAGACATAAATCATTAGAACCAAGTATGGATGGTGATGACATAGTATGACCACGGCTGCCTCCATGTGAAAGTGAGAAATGACAGGTGAATGGATGTATGCTATCACTCAGAAAATAACTACTAAAAATGCATCCAGTGAGCATCCAGCTACCTCCACAGAAGTGTCTTTTCCTATGTAATACTTCCCCAGTTTGAAGTTAATACTTTCTCCCCCATGGCAAATTCATTCTTGAATTCCTAAAGGATGGCCAAAGTTTCAAGCAAGGCTGTCCTTGCAGAAACTGGAAGCAGTTTTGTCCAGTTGACTagaagggttttttaaaaataagctacTGTCTTAATTTCCCAGGAACTGCTTTTAGGCATCAACTCACAGTACCTGTCCTTGTTATGGACACACATTGCTCTTGCAGCTCATCTATCACCCCAAGACTCAAAATGATAGGATTGCCCATTATACTTACCAAACTACAAAAGTCCTTTTGGGGGTTTGTGGTATGTACAATTCTggattgaaataaaaatgttagtTCATTAGGTTGATGATGCTGTGGGTGTTTGTAGATATGATGCTTTTTAAACCTACTAACTCGTCTGATGAAGCTGTGGCCTTGTCTTTGAGAGCCTCTTTTCAGCTGATGATACTTTGTAAAGCTTCATTGATATCACTCCTTTTTGTGACCTATTCCAGTTCATCCTGACTGACTATCTTGTTTGTAAATTGTAATCTTATGTTCCTCTCCTCTGTGATCAAGTGACAATggacttatttttttctttgtctcctcAAGATAAGAAGCAATAGGAGTAACCAAACTATCGCTCTCTGATCAACATTACTGACCTGAGTCACACTCCTGACTCACTAAAATTTGTCTTACAAAGAATAAGAGTAGACCCTCCTTGATCTCATCAGTGCTGGGtaattttcttaagaaaaaaaaaaaaaaatggtctCTTAGCAATGCTAGTTCTAAGTCCTTTGGATAAGAAAATGGTTCCGTTAAGTTTTAGGCTCCTTCAGCAAACATTAGCAATTCTGCCCCCTGGCAATTTTTCAAGATGGGTTTGAAGCATTTAAGAGTCATTAGAGGTAACAGTTCccattctgcatttctttcagaAGAGATGCACTACCTTATTTATACGACCTTAGTCAAGAATTTATCATTCAAATAATAAGTGACTACCAGGACATAGCcgaataaattatttgtttactTTGTTGATCACATACAGCTCTAAATCATCTTGTCTGGTTTCAAGACGCTAAGGAAATTATCCCACCTACtataaaattgcttttgaagAATATTACTAATGACCTACTtcacatgcatttttaaacCTCTGGGCTCAGCCTTGCAAGACTTATTCAGGAATAATCTTTTGCAGATTACAAATACAGATCTGAAGATTGTCAAGGTCAAAATTTGGATATCTTTGAAAAGGTGTGGCTATAAAATATCCAGTATGAAAGCTTCAAAAGAAATCACGCTCCACAGTAGTATAAATTATAGcaatagtatttaaaaaaatgtttatatttgtgtatatataaaatcaaGTATATTTACTATGTTTAAATGTATACTATGGGCAGTCAAAAGAAGAAAGTCTTGCCTTGAGTGTTGTTTCTATTGTCAGGTAATAATAGAATGACATATATTTAGGTAAGTagaaacaaagttttaaaaataattaaaaatgttgcTTGTCAACTcataaaaattaggaaaattaacTAAGTTCTTGTAACACAAACTATATTTCTATTATGTACCAGTAGAAAAGATCGATAGGGTTTTCCTCTAAGTTCCCTCTTGCCAACTGGACAACATGGCAGCCTTGTCTTGAGCTAGCAGAGCTTGACTATATCATGTCACAGGTACTTCTAGTAACAATACTGCTGTGGGTTATCTTCAGGCTACAACATGTTAGGCAGAAGTAAAGGCAGTTTGTTTTACAAGAGAAGTGGATtaaaagatagaaaaatattttgtttgtgaCAGCAGTCCAATCATTGACAATTTTGTTACCTTCAGTTCTGACTGGATTCAGTGAGAGCTGCACATGCTTAGTAATTCCTAAAGCTGATGTCTGTTTTAGTAAAAATATCTTGGATTACTagaaggtattttaaaataaatacatgtaaaaGGCTTTTAGATCTATGCAATATTAGATCTACAGTAAAACctaaatttgtttatttattgtgCTTCACTCAGCTTGATGTTAATTCACTGTTCAACCACTTCTCAGCGCCTTTCATGTTCAAGCCCCcaagccctggcagtgcctttTTTATGAAGCCATACCCTCAGAATGGTCCACCAGGACAGCAGAAAGGGCCCACAGCTCTCTGTGAAACTAGTTAGGAGTAATTGTATGAGACGTCCTTGACAGCATAAGTAGTGGCCTTTAAAAATGTTGCAAGACCAACTGGTCCTAGGAAGAAAACAACTGTGGATCCATTAACAGATGTGGTTCATGGAGTTTCTTGAGAATAAGGTTCAGGTTGCAGGGTCAAAGTACCAGAACTATCTCAACCTGctttgaaaatgtcaaaaaCTTTGATCTTTGTAGGTACTACATGTTTATCTGCCTCCCACCTTTATGTGGTTCTGATGAAGTTCATGATGCTCTGTCAAATTACAGGGAAATACAAGCACTTGGAAAAGGCTCAAGAATCCCTCTCAAAGATGTGGTGTGTATAAATAACTATAAAAGCATACATATACAAATAGAGATCTTCCTTTAGAAGGAAACTCTAATTTAAAAGGGTGTCCAGCTAAAACTCTAGGACAGTATTACaattagcaaaacaaaaatttaataaTTGTAAGACAACAGTAAAATGACCATAAATTCTGTCAATATTAGAAAATCCACCTTGCTACCTAAGCCAAAATTGTTCCTTTCCTTATTACTGTTTCTTTCCCTATGCATATATCCCTATCCATTTGAGTTTTGCTGTGAAGACAAGCAAAAGTAaccattttagaaaaaaagttaGGAGATCTGATGGTTTTAGATGGGAACCATACAAAATGTTGAGGGggtttgtttgttcatttttgcTTATTggtttacttttttgttttaaaaaggaacCAGAATTCTTATGGTAAACCATGGAAGTTAAGCATAAGAAATGAAATCAGCAAGAGTTAATTAAGACCTCTGTAGCCAGAAAAAATAGTGTTGTACAGATAagatttgtttggcttttttcccttttcctctgatCTATTCCTCTTTTCTAAATTAGATAAAAAAACTCCATGAATCATTAAATTGGCAGGCAAGTAAAGCTAAGATAAAGCACCTCTCTTAAACCCATAATGCCAGGAAATTCAGAGATGTAGCTATAACAATACTCTTACTCCATACTGCAGTACTTTTAGAGTGTGGAGTTTCTCATTGTTGACTgagataaataaaaatcaaataattttttgtctCCCCTCAAAAATTTTTCGTTTGAGGTTGAGGAGTGGAGTTTTTTACTAGTTTACTacaacatttctgttttcccctGCGATACGTTCTGCACATTGGGATGTATTCTTATAATAGTTTTGGGTTTATGGTTGATAAAAGTAAATATAGGTATGTGAGAAAAAtcaattaatataatataaatctCATACTTGTATTAGATGGAGCTTTTTTCTTGTCATTCTGTTGCAAGCTCCAAACAGGTATGTAGATTACTTGAACTTGTGCATGCCTTTGCAGGTTTAGGACATAAACTGCCTAAAGGAACTcacaaaattatattatttgTGTTGTGTCAGGGAGTTTCTGTATCTTTCTCAGTATAGACATTGTCTTCCATATGCAGGatttaaaagtaatttccaaaactcctttgaaaatttaaagaagTGCACTTATATACCATCCCtacaagaaaaaggaatgttTGTTGGAGTTTTTCTCTTAATATATTTCAACCTTACTGCAGGCCCAAAACACATCAAAGAAGCATGGTGATCATGCTGAAGCCTCATAGCGTGTGGCATTTTCATCAGGGTTACAGGGATcagaaagtgtttttaaaaatagaaatcacCAGGCAAGTCCAACTTATTTTGTTGTTCATCTTCCCCACTTTTTACCTGTGGCCCACTGGGTGGAAAGGATGAACAACTTTTCTGAGTGCTTACCTCTTTAATGAAGTGGtaggagggaggaaggaagaaaattaaataatgaagtCCTGGTTCCACACTCCCTAACTCAGCTAGCACTTTGAATATGTTGACTATTGGAGTATAAAGATTTAGTAagacatttattaatttttaagagtAAGGGAAAATTAGAGAGGTAATGGATCTCAAGCAGCTCCTGAGTCATTGTATCTTAGATATTCATTAGTGGACTGGTGTAATCCAGCCATCTCCTATTTTTCAGGGCTGCCTTTAGAGGAACTTTATCAGTCTGCAGGAATTAAAAACTAACTGAACAAATAATTAATCATATAAAATGCATTCACCTGTGTTCCAATTACTTTAGTTTGTATTTTGAACCATCAGCGAAATAAGAGGTATGATACATCCAAATGTATCTAAATTATatatcaaaaataatttcttagtgCTTAAGACAAATATTACATTTGAATACCATAATCTGTATAGGATGGTATGTTTCTACTTGGCTTTAGTGACACAAGTTTTGGggtatgatgatgatgatgatgatgatttgtttttaaacatgaCTCATGAGGTTTCTTCTGCATGCTGGTTATGTAATGTTTCTTCCTTCATGATAGTGACTGTCTGTTTTCTACTTTTGGCTTGCTTTTCTACTGTTATTTCTAAATTGTTTACACTTAGCTGATGACTGGAGGATCTGTTTAATTATTCCAATAATTAAAGAAtattaagaatttaaaaaatattaaaaatttagaaGTTGTCGTATTTGCTGTATATTAAAAGTCTtaggagaaataatttttagtattttgtgctttcattttattattctaCAATGTTCTTATACTATGATATCTGTTATGCATAAGTCAGattacaaagcaaaaaaaaaaagtaaaaaatataatCAGGTGTCCCTGATGAAGGAGGAGCTTTATGTTGTCAAAATCAAATGCACAAAGGAGTAAAAGGAGATATTTGTGAAAATTCTGGAAGACATACCAAAGTTTCATGAGAATCGAGATGAGCTTAAATAATGTTTGTGTACATTGGTAAGGAAATAATTACGTACTTTTTAGTGTGGTTAAAAAGGCAAGAGCCTTCCAATGGAATCTCAGtgaaagaacttttaaaaaagcaaattctcTAAATGCCAGCCAGTTTAGgtagtaaataaataaagcaatattCACCAGAATGAGCATGGCAGAGTCAAGCTTCTTACAGTCCAAATAAATGCTGGGGGAAAAATATccacattttattattttctcctctgatATTTGCTGTTCTTCATAGTTGATATTTATCCTAACAATGGGTTTATTACTGCTTTGACAAAGAGAAGATATAATGAAAGGAAATATGTATCGACCATTAATATAAGATCATTTTCTAATTTACAAAATTCAAATGTTCTTAATAAAGTTTACAATCcttatttttaaaggtaaaatCTAATCTACAAAGACATATTAGTTATTTTTTGTTGCTCTTTGTTTCGTATATTGCTCACtcattaaatttaattttacaagTTAATAACGGTGTTGTacttttattaatatattttgataTAATTGCTACACCCTATTTAATGATAGTATAACTTTGCAATTAAACAATTTGCTTTACCCACAAAAAGTTTCTGTGatacagtctttttttttttagtctacTGAATTGCTGCCAATTTCTTGGTGAAACTATTTGCTTTTTCCAACACACTCTCTTATCCTTTTATTTAATGCTCACTTAAGTGTTCTCCTGAACTTTGGATGTTTGATGACAGGTTTGCAAGGTTCAAAACACTTGATTTGTTGGGCATGccctttggaaatgaaaaacacaTAAGAAAAAATCATGTCTCTGAAGACTTGAATCAAATATAAGTTGTCTCTCATAGCCTATATAAACATATGAGGGTATGCCTCTGCAGGATAATGATGAGAAGCTTTATAGGACAATAAATCAAGTTTCTATTTTTGATGATGTATAGTTGTCTTCCTTTAATTGTACCTCTCTCATAAAATAAGTTATGTGGTCTTTCACTACTCAGTGTTGTACTCTCTCTCTAACTTACATAGTCATCCAGGTGTCCTGTTTGTAGTGCCTGTAGTCTGCTCATCAAATCTGTAATCAGCATCACTTGTATAATGCTTTGAAGTGCTGTGTCACATCAGCATCACAGCCCATCTGACAGAGACCACTGCATATTTCTGAGGTTTTTCAGAGACACTGTCACCTTGTATGTTGTCAGAGCTGCTTTATCcatgaaaaacctttttctaCCCTAGCAGCTTGAAAATCTCTAGAGGATTCCCCTTAGGAGAGGGGACTTGTACAGTGTGATGACAACATCCATCAGctcctcttcagaaaaaaaaccaacaaacacaGAGTGTAGGTAACATTGCACTGAAGAGCTTTCAGAGAATTCTTTACTAAAAATTATCTGCCAGATTGTTTATGCTATGGAGAAAGAAATGCTAGGGAAAGAATAAGGCAAGCACTGACAAAGCCTAAAGACCTAGATCTTGAAAGTGTAAATCCCATGTCTACCAGAGCTGTATGAGGGTAACAAACCACCCTTAGCTCTCTTTCACCCTTACCTCTCCTGAAAACATCCTCTGCTAAAGTTGAGAAGTAAACTTGCCTGTATGTCTATCTGACCGTAACATTTGGTTATTTAGAAATTCATTGCTATTTTACTTGTACCTGTTCCTTTTGTAGTTCTTCAGTAGCCAACAAACAGTACCCAGAACACATACATGTCAGCACAGTCTACTTACTCCAACTTGAAATGTTTGCTAATGGCTAGGATGGGCTCTTAACTTAGgcaatttttctgccttttgccCAGTTTTTACATCAAATACTACATATTACATCCAAATTTTGATAATGTAAGGCACTACTTTAGGCAAATTGCCTCTATGGGTAaggcagaaacattttttattttctagggCAATTAATTAGGCATCTGCAATGTCACTCCCACACTTAAATTAATCTCCATATGTTCAGTTATCataggggaaagaaaagaaagaagaaactgaaatgaaaactcaTAGCCACAACTCTGCAATGTATTTTTCAGACACCTAAATTTCTGTCAGCTT of Molothrus ater isolate BHLD 08-10-18 breed brown headed cowbird chromosome 5, BPBGC_Mater_1.1, whole genome shotgun sequence contains these proteins:
- the LOC118698089 gene encoding collagen alpha-1(I) chain-like, with protein sequence MRSSSRNPKSFRLQPLPTDRRARQEARADGGADTHPTLPTASAASRARHRPAIPGGGSSPLPNSRGATAKGYTHRRVEDDTAVRGASHRGAAPRGVGLTRGETPARASLSRHPNCVRLSRGQKHSPGGAAGGRGCAGAGLPAPAGRRSARDVGVVLPQRANPGYLTRRAAGAEHHLNPRRERARPPGACRAVACRPCPAAGSPTVRRCAPAAAQPRIRCPQGHAVPRLHGGGQVHAPVTCGENRRKPRSAAPGPPARRASPATARSPAAGAERRCTCRHAVARPGRPAGSRAAPSRRRAYLCAVGPTQPPVGGQDEAPVNLTPPARSLAERTRSPRSPPCPRPAGPAAPPPPCGRARRAGEGAGGNQRFALLSDAPTVAAAAPRGPPASFPPHTPGSAERAAEPLRRRATATGAGRHRAGRGGAGRSAAIRPPPASARPPARRGHSLARAPSSPGAAAAGPRRLPRRLRSAGHVTGPLSRPRKGGLDVRSLQWGRWRRGPGRHGARGGGAPRRCPPAAAAATGGREADALVSMTSAGGAAAFDGARRASGVDDFATSGSRGAGRGRGEAGVASRPSARGSRAAASQRGRGPPRWGGDAPPAGEAAVPRGRGGHRPDWGASIAPVGGGRARCRSRPGGGAGAVGGGALRDRRAPGARSSPAPGGAGVPCPRGQGRCRPTASPSREQLVGAALAAPERRARGARRSLGEAPLCLPGRAAAGGPCCAGPPAGPEGQEPACRSLPTVGIRELWIQPPVRRVRLSGNPGSSLGRTGNVWGPQVFSASQSPAEGSLIGERKTNGVIKV